A stretch of Geomonas oryzisoli DNA encodes these proteins:
- a CDS encoding FmdB family zinc ribbon protein, translated as MPIFEYVCNDCGTRFEKLHKGAAVDECNCPTCGSAKVKKGLSTFAAGSASDTKCNSGG; from the coding sequence ATGCCGATATTCGAGTACGTTTGCAACGACTGCGGTACCCGTTTCGAGAAGCTGCACAAGGGAGCTGCAGTGGATGAGTGCAACTGTCCGACCTGCGGTTCGGCGAAGGTGAAGAAGGGGCTGTCGACGTTCGCCGCGGGGAGCGCTTCGGACACGAAGTGCAACAGCGGCGGCTGA
- a CDS encoding RND transporter produces the protein MTQLKLPGYGTLIPIALLLGFAPFVPEPHLFGKVRMLLSGTLVRPLDIFDLFWHAWPFALLALRVTTDFRGRGETPR, from the coding sequence GTGACACAGCTTAAACTGCCCGGCTACGGGACCCTGATCCCGATCGCCTTGCTGCTTGGCTTCGCCCCTTTTGTTCCGGAGCCGCACCTGTTCGGCAAGGTGAGGATGCTCCTCTCCGGGACCCTGGTCCGACCGCTCGACATATTCGACCTGTTCTGGCACGCCTGGCCCTTTGCGCTGCTGGCACTGCGGGTGACGACGGATTTCAGGGGGCGGGGGGAAACCCCTCGCTGA
- the wecB gene encoding non-hydrolyzing UDP-N-acetylglucosamine 2-epimerase: MNVLLVAGARPNFMKIAPIYRASLACGSVRCSIVHTGQHYDQEMSGTFFEELEIPQPRYSLTCGSGSHAAQTAAVMVAFEDVCLKERPDLVLVVGDVNSTLACSIVAKKCGIEVAHVEAGLRSFDLAMPEEINRMVTDAISDHFFVTEESGTVNLLREGKPAERIHAVGHVMVDNLLHQVACLSRQDQTLLKGFHLKKEASPYLFLTLHRPSNVDCRETFSGIARALNELARNRTIFFPVHPRTAKTMKENGIRLADKVVLLPPLGYREALFLWKDAEAVLTDSGGLQEETTALGVPCVTIRENTERPITVEIGSNVLAGTSPEGILAGLRESLAKKERARVPELWDGHASERIWKVLAGGEGDAIKP; this comes from the coding sequence ATGAACGTCTTGCTGGTTGCCGGTGCCCGCCCCAATTTCATGAAGATCGCTCCCATCTACCGCGCCTCGCTCGCCTGCGGTTCGGTCCGTTGCAGCATCGTGCACACCGGGCAGCACTACGATCAGGAGATGTCGGGGACCTTTTTCGAGGAGTTGGAGATCCCCCAGCCGCGGTACTCGCTCACCTGTGGTTCAGGCAGTCATGCCGCTCAGACCGCCGCGGTCATGGTGGCCTTCGAGGATGTCTGCCTCAAGGAGCGCCCCGACCTGGTCCTGGTGGTGGGAGACGTCAACTCCACCCTGGCCTGTTCCATCGTGGCCAAGAAGTGCGGCATCGAGGTGGCACACGTCGAGGCGGGGCTGCGCAGTTTCGACCTTGCCATGCCCGAGGAGATCAACCGGATGGTGACCGATGCCATCTCGGACCATTTCTTCGTCACCGAGGAGAGCGGCACCGTGAACCTGCTCAGGGAGGGGAAGCCGGCCGAGCGCATTCACGCGGTAGGGCACGTGATGGTTGACAACCTGTTGCATCAGGTGGCGTGCCTGTCGCGCCAGGACCAGACGCTCCTGAAAGGGTTCCACCTGAAAAAGGAGGCGTCCCCCTACCTGTTCCTCACCCTGCACCGTCCCTCCAACGTCGACTGCCGCGAGACCTTCTCGGGGATTGCCCGGGCCTTGAACGAACTGGCACGGAACCGAACCATCTTCTTTCCGGTGCACCCGCGCACCGCGAAGACGATGAAGGAAAACGGCATTCGCCTGGCCGACAAGGTGGTCCTGCTGCCGCCTTTGGGTTACCGGGAGGCTCTCTTTCTTTGGAAGGATGCCGAGGCCGTCCTGACCGACAGCGGCGGGCTGCAGGAGGAAACCACGGCACTTGGGGTACCCTGCGTCACCATCAGGGAGAACACCGAGCGCCCCATCACCGTCGAGATCGGCAGCAACGTGCTGGCGGGGACCTCGCCCGAGGGAATCCTGGCCGGCCTCCGGGAAAGCCTGGCGAAAAAGGAAAGGGCGCGGGTTCCAGAACTCTGGGACGGCCACGCCTCTGAGCGCATCTGGAAAGTGCTGGCCGGCGGGGAGGGGGATGCGATCAAACCTTGA
- a CDS encoding CheR family methyltransferase, whose product MPLQILIISDNESFTTYLGELLQDAGHATRSVAQEKEAFPAIRRQKPDLIILALEASKIAPLAIEHRVQTPEGPRSVPVIVISECLRLEAELLQVFDFIGKPLDVKRLLEDVAAVALRKSLPSQDQELEPRLAAVFSRHILSRSGLHFDQRNRPALTRGLLKRMSALRLTDFKEYFQYLKEHGEDRHELQKLLQFLTVGETYFYRYPAHFEVLKERFAEHAISTAPIRIWSAGCSTGEEPYSIAMALMEALPDWRQRDIRIIATDINNRSLKRARDGVYSPWSMRITTPEQSQRYFRRVGESFLIRDEVKQLVQFSHLNLSIPCREPVCDELQNLDAIFCRNVLIYFTPETACGMLQRFTRALKPSGLLFLGHSETLLQRGLDLELRRRERSFYYVKSASAAEPGVITPLPLAPPAEADPYSGLTAEQIRLATAWLNEQKPWQGEANPTPTQTPPQPSERSDRSQPPEPSRPVAAAQDDAQLLQAARELFDREEFDPALELLELVLRRRPDLPEALVLKGFILAGKGALEQALTTSERVLALNDLLPEAYFLKGVLLDAADRLDEAAREYRKALLLDHDFIMPRFHMGRLHLRQGRLAEGTREIRNSIKILSRCGEEETIPFSGGLTRAVCMLQLQNTLARVT is encoded by the coding sequence TTGCCACTGCAAATCCTCATCATAAGCGACAACGAGTCCTTCACCACCTACCTTGGTGAACTGCTGCAGGATGCCGGACACGCCACCCGTTCCGTCGCGCAGGAAAAGGAGGCCTTTCCCGCCATCAGGAGGCAGAAGCCGGATCTGATCATCCTCGCGCTGGAAGCCTCCAAGATCGCCCCCCTCGCCATAGAACACAGGGTGCAGACGCCGGAAGGACCGCGGTCGGTCCCCGTCATCGTCATCTCCGAATGTCTGCGGCTCGAGGCGGAACTGTTGCAGGTCTTCGACTTCATCGGCAAGCCACTGGACGTGAAGCGTCTTTTGGAGGACGTCGCGGCGGTGGCGCTCAGGAAATCTCTCCCGTCCCAGGACCAGGAGCTCGAACCGCGTTTGGCCGCCGTCTTTTCCCGGCACATCCTCTCCCGCAGCGGCCTTCATTTCGACCAGCGCAACCGGCCGGCCCTGACCAGGGGGTTGCTCAAACGGATGTCGGCGCTGCGCCTGACCGACTTCAAGGAGTACTTCCAGTACCTCAAAGAGCACGGCGAGGACCGCCACGAGCTCCAGAAACTGCTGCAGTTTCTGACCGTCGGCGAGACCTATTTCTACCGCTACCCCGCCCACTTCGAGGTGCTCAAAGAGCGTTTTGCCGAGCACGCCATCTCCACCGCTCCCATCCGGATCTGGTCGGCGGGGTGCTCCACCGGGGAGGAGCCCTATTCCATCGCGATGGCGCTCATGGAAGCGCTCCCCGACTGGCGGCAGCGGGACATCAGGATCATCGCCACCGACATCAACAACCGCTCCCTGAAAAGGGCGCGCGACGGGGTCTACTCCCCGTGGTCGATGCGGATCACCACTCCCGAGCAGTCCCAGCGCTATTTCAGGCGGGTCGGAGAGAGTTTCCTGATCCGGGACGAGGTCAAGCAGCTGGTGCAGTTCTCGCACCTGAACCTGTCGATCCCCTGCCGTGAACCGGTCTGCGACGAGCTGCAGAACCTCGATGCCATCTTCTGCCGCAACGTCCTTATCTATTTCACGCCGGAGACCGCCTGCGGAATGCTGCAGCGGTTCACCCGGGCGCTGAAGCCTTCGGGCCTGCTCTTTCTCGGGCACTCCGAAACGCTGCTGCAGCGCGGCCTGGACCTGGAACTCAGACGCAGGGAGCGCAGTTTTTACTACGTGAAAAGCGCCTCTGCCGCCGAGCCCGGCGTCATCACGCCCCTCCCCTTGGCACCGCCGGCCGAGGCGGATCCCTACAGCGGCCTGACCGCAGAGCAGATCCGGCTGGCAACGGCATGGCTCAACGAGCAGAAACCGTGGCAGGGAGAGGCGAATCCTACGCCGACCCAGACCCCGCCCCAGCCATCGGAGCGGTCGGATCGGTCGCAGCCGCCTGAGCCATCGCGGCCGGTCGCCGCGGCGCAGGACGACGCGCAGCTGCTGCAGGCGGCACGCGAGCTTTTTGATCGCGAGGAGTTCGACCCGGCCCTGGAGCTTCTGGAACTGGTGCTGCGGCGTCGCCCCGACCTGCCGGAAGCCTTGGTCCTGAAGGGTTTCATCCTGGCGGGGAAAGGTGCACTGGAGCAGGCGCTGACGACCAGCGAGCGGGTGCTCGCCCTGAACGACCTCCTCCCGGAGGCCTACTTCCTCAAGGGGGTGCTTCTGGATGCGGCGGACCGGCTCGACGAGGCGGCCCGGGAGTACCGCAAGGCGCTCCTTTTGGACCACGACTTCATCATGCCGCGCTTCCACATGGGGCGGCTGCACCTGCGCCAGGGACGACTCGCCGAGGGGACGCGTGAGATCAGGAACAGCATCAAGATCCTGTCGCGCTGCGGCGAGGAAGAGACCATCCCCTTCTCCGGGGGGCTCACCAGGGCGGTGTGCATGCTGCAGCTGCAGAATACGCTGGCACGGGTAACCTAG
- a CDS encoding M23 family metallopeptidase: protein MTAARHFFFILIILLCHAPLPARASGPLPVEGVVTSGVGWRLDPFGSGKLAFHRGIDIAVPVGTPVRATRKGRVVFAGERRGYGAAVILEHDSGDRTLYGHNARVNVHSGEQVEAGAVLAFSGNSGRSTGPHVHYEQIPSGRPVTDESGNAPEVAAAPPSQPHGLSAETRRMLEQQLDESIGSLLQNIKSDINGG from the coding sequence GTGACTGCAGCACGGCATTTCTTTTTCATACTGATCATTCTGCTGTGCCACGCACCGCTTCCTGCGCGGGCTTCCGGTCCCCTCCCGGTCGAGGGGGTGGTCACCTCGGGTGTCGGCTGGCGGCTCGATCCCTTCGGGAGCGGCAAGCTCGCCTTTCACCGGGGCATCGATATCGCCGTCCCGGTCGGCACCCCGGTACGGGCAACGCGCAAGGGGAGGGTGGTCTTCGCCGGGGAGCGCCGCGGCTACGGCGCTGCCGTCATCCTTGAGCATGACAGCGGCGACCGCACCCTGTACGGGCACAACGCCAGGGTGAACGTTCATTCTGGTGAGCAGGTCGAGGCTGGGGCGGTGCTGGCTTTCTCCGGCAACAGCGGCAGGTCGACCGGCCCGCACGTCCATTACGAGCAGATCCCCAGCGGTCGTCCCGTGACCGATGAGAGCGGGAACGCTCCCGAGGTCGCGGCGGCCCCGCCCTCACAGCCTCACGGCCTGAGCGCAGAGACGCGCCGGATGCTGGAACAGCAACTGGACGAGTCCATCGGCTCCCTTTTGCAAAACATCAAGTCCGATATCAACGGCGGCTAA
- a CDS encoding chemotaxis protein CheW has product MGDDNSYDIRTILSQMREEYWQALAEEETEAKETVECLVFTLGGKRYAFETHYACEVIRVPKLVRVPAVQSLIKGIFNLRGEITAAIDIRPMLGLPQPEIGATGRILVVRGDNFTTGILAEAAHGVQGLCFENFEPFTSGSGTKADFVRGHFNLEDGNVILLDVEALLADPELLAGEA; this is encoded by the coding sequence ATGGGAGACGACAACAGCTACGACATCCGCACCATCCTCAGCCAGATGCGCGAGGAATACTGGCAGGCGCTTGCCGAGGAGGAAACCGAGGCGAAGGAGACGGTGGAATGCCTGGTCTTCACGCTGGGGGGTAAACGCTACGCCTTCGAGACCCACTACGCCTGCGAGGTGATCCGGGTCCCCAAGCTCGTGCGGGTACCGGCGGTGCAGAGCCTGATCAAGGGGATCTTCAACCTGCGCGGCGAGATAACCGCCGCCATCGACATCCGGCCCATGCTGGGGCTCCCCCAGCCCGAGATCGGGGCGACGGGAAGGATCCTGGTGGTGCGCGGCGACAACTTCACCACGGGGATCCTCGCCGAGGCGGCGCACGGCGTCCAGGGGCTCTGTTTCGAGAATTTCGAGCCCTTCACTTCCGGGTCCGGGACCAAGGCGGACTTCGTCCGCGGACACTTCAACCTCGAGGACGGCAACGTCATCCTGCTCGACGTGGAGGCGCTGCTCGCGGATCCGGAACTGCTGGCGGGCGAGGCCTGA
- a CDS encoding FAD-dependent oxidoreductase, with the protein MTKKIVVIGANAAGAKAAAKARRTDPNAEIVVLDRGSFISYGACGIPYYVSDTVKELKELMSTPVGVVRDRNFFSKVKGVSVRTNTEVTGIDRQRKLIRLREGEAVESELPYDKLVLATGSSPFIPALENVSLSNVFTVKSIEDAELLKERALPGTAACIIGAGLIGLETAEALRDKGVQVTLVEMRDQLLPGVLDAEVAAVVEKHVKLQGVTVLTGCAVTGFAGLGRVQQVCAGGREIAADLVVLAPGVTPNVALAREAGLAIGVTGAIAVDEQLRTSDPDIYACGDCCETTHLVTGKKVFIPLGSTANKQGRVAGINAAGGEATFAGVIGTSILKVFNVNAGKTGLTESEARRHGFDVETVISPAPDRAHFFPGAKPILLKLVAERATGRILGLQAAGEGAVDKRLDAAATAITFKASAEQLSQLDLAYAPPYGAAMDNLIVAADIMKNKLSGHARGITAREVKKKLEEGDDFILLDVRSPAEHGEIGIDGAKLIPLGALRERLEELPRDKEIVAFCKVSLRGYEAQKILDAAGFADVKFMDGGIMAWPYRFRDQ; encoded by the coding sequence ATGACCAAGAAAATAGTGGTGATAGGCGCTAACGCCGCGGGTGCCAAGGCGGCCGCCAAGGCCAGAAGGACGGACCCCAACGCGGAGATCGTGGTGCTTGACCGGGGCAGCTTCATTTCGTACGGCGCCTGTGGCATTCCGTACTACGTCTCCGACACGGTGAAGGAGCTTAAGGAGCTGATGAGCACCCCGGTCGGGGTGGTGCGCGACCGGAACTTCTTCAGCAAAGTCAAGGGTGTGTCGGTCCGAACCAACACCGAGGTCACCGGCATCGACCGGCAGCGCAAGCTGATCCGCCTGCGCGAGGGTGAAGCGGTGGAGAGTGAGCTTCCCTACGACAAGCTGGTGCTGGCCACCGGCAGCTCGCCGTTCATCCCGGCCCTGGAGAACGTCTCTTTATCGAACGTTTTCACGGTGAAATCGATCGAGGACGCCGAACTCTTGAAGGAACGGGCCCTTCCGGGTACCGCAGCCTGCATCATCGGCGCCGGTCTGATCGGCCTGGAGACCGCGGAAGCGCTGCGGGACAAGGGGGTACAGGTAACCCTGGTGGAGATGCGAGACCAGCTCCTCCCCGGCGTGCTCGACGCCGAGGTTGCGGCGGTGGTGGAAAAACACGTGAAGCTGCAGGGGGTGACCGTCCTGACCGGCTGCGCCGTCACCGGCTTCGCCGGCCTGGGGAGGGTGCAGCAGGTCTGTGCCGGCGGCAGGGAGATCGCCGCCGACCTGGTGGTGCTCGCCCCCGGGGTGACGCCTAACGTGGCCCTTGCCCGGGAGGCCGGTCTCGCCATCGGGGTGACCGGCGCCATCGCGGTGGACGAACAGCTGCGCACCAGCGATCCCGATATCTACGCCTGCGGCGACTGCTGCGAAACCACCCATCTTGTCACCGGCAAGAAGGTGTTCATCCCGCTGGGGAGCACCGCCAACAAGCAGGGGCGCGTCGCCGGGATCAACGCGGCCGGCGGCGAGGCGACCTTCGCCGGCGTGATCGGAACCAGCATCCTCAAGGTCTTCAACGTCAACGCGGGCAAGACCGGACTCACCGAGAGCGAGGCACGCAGGCACGGCTTCGACGTGGAGACCGTGATCTCGCCGGCGCCCGACCGCGCCCACTTTTTCCCGGGGGCGAAACCCATCCTGCTCAAGCTGGTCGCCGAACGCGCCACCGGCCGCATTCTGGGGCTGCAGGCGGCGGGGGAGGGCGCCGTGGACAAACGCCTCGACGCAGCCGCAACCGCCATCACCTTCAAGGCCAGCGCGGAGCAGCTCTCCCAGCTGGACCTGGCCTACGCGCCCCCGTATGGCGCCGCCATGGACAACCTGATCGTCGCCGCCGACATCATGAAGAACAAGCTTTCCGGGCATGCCCGCGGCATCACGGCGCGCGAGGTGAAAAAGAAGCTGGAAGAGGGGGACGACTTCATCCTGCTGGACGTCCGCTCGCCGGCCGAGCACGGCGAGATCGGCATCGACGGTGCCAAACTGATCCCGCTGGGAGCGCTGCGCGAGCGGCTGGAAGAGCTTCCCAGGGACAAGGAAATCGTCGCCTTCTGCAAGGTGAGCCTCAGGGGGTACGAGGCCCAGAAGATCCTCGACGCCGCAGGCTTTGCCGATGTGAAATTCATGGACGGCGGCATCATGGCCTGGCCGTACCGTTTCCGCGACCAGTAA